In a genomic window of Gossypium arboreum isolate Shixiya-1 chromosome 7, ASM2569848v2, whole genome shotgun sequence:
- the LOC108468262 gene encoding monocopper oxidase-like protein SKS1, whose amino-acid sequence MALLLLIHIALFSTLCFAADPSVFLDFKLSYITLSPLGVPQRVIAVNGAFPGPVVNVTTNYNVNINVHNQLDENLLMTWPGIQMRRNSWQDGVLGTNCPIHPKKNFTYRFQVKDQIGSFFYFPSLNFQRASGGFGPIIINNRNIIAIPFAHPDADIVLLVGDWYTKNHTALRTTLESGEELGMPDGVLINGKGPYRYNSTLVPNGIEYETINVDPGKTYRFRVNNVGTSTSLNFRIEGHNLLLVETEGFYTTQQNFTSFDIHVGQSYSFLVTMDQNATKDYYIVASARFVNETVWERVTGVAILHYSNSKGPASGPLPVAPSDIYNQWSAMNQPRAIRQNTTASGARPNPQGSFHYGSINVTDTYVIQSLPPVRIDGKFRATLNGISFVNPDTPIRLADLHKVKGAYKLDFPNKPHDRTPHMDRSVINATYKGFIEIILQNNDTKMQSFHMDGYAFFVVGMDFGVWSENSRNNYNKWDAISRSTTEVYPGGWTAVLVSLDNVGVWNLRVENLDRWYLGQETYMRIINPEENGKTEMVPPDNVIYCGALQSLQKESQSSSAMALHCGNFKLFLTLVITILALYFDF is encoded by the exons atGGCTCTGCTTCTTTTGATTCACATTGCTCTGTTTTCCACTCTCTGTTTCGCTGCCGACCCTTCCGTCTTCCTTGATTTTAAACTCTCTTACATCACCCTCTCCCCTCTTGGTGTTCCTCAACGG GTTATAGCAGTGAATGGGGCTTTTCCTGGTCCTGTTGTTAATGTCACAACTAATTACAATGTGAATATTAATGTTCACAATCAGTTGGACGAAAATCTTTTGATGACTTG GCCAGGAATTCAAATGCGGAGAAATTCATGGCAGGATGGTGTTCTTGGCACCAACTGTCCAATTCATCCCAAGAAGAATTTTACTTACCGATTTCAAGTCAAGGATCAAATTGGGAGCTTTTTCTACTTCCCCTCCCTCAATTTTCAAAGAGCATCGGGTGGCTTTGGTCCCATTATTATTAATAACCGGAATATTATAGCAATTCCTTTTGCTCATCCGGATGCTGACATTGTCCTCTTGGTGGGTGATTGGTATACCAAAAACCACACG GCATTGAGAACAACTCTTGAGTCTGGTGAAGAACTTGGGATGCCAGATGGAGTTCTCATTAATGGGAAAGGACCCTACCGGTATAACTCAACTCTTGTACCTAATGGTATTGAATATGAAACCATTAATGTTGATCCAG GCAAAACTTATCGCTTTCGAGTGAATAATGTTGGGACATCTACTAGTTTGAACTTTAGAATTGAGGGCCATAATCTTCTCTTAGTGGAAACCGAGGGATTCTATACAACACAACAGAATTTCACCAGCTTTGATATTCATGTGGGACAATCGTATTCCTTTCTGGTTACCATGGATCAGAATGCAACTAAAGATTATTACATTGTGGCAAGTGCTAGGTTTGTGAATGAAACAGTGTGGGAAAGAGTAACCGGTGTGGCCATCTTGCATTATTCCAACTCAAAAGGACCAGCCAGTGGGCCTCTGCCTGTTGCGCCGAGTGATATTTACAATCAATGGTCAGCAATGAACCAGCCCAGGGCCATCAG GCAAAATACTACTGCAAGTGGAGCTCGCCCAAATCCCCAAGGGTCTTTTCACTATGGTTCAATTAATGTGACTGACACATATGTGATACAGAGCTTGCCTCCGGTTAGGATTGATGGGAAGTTTCGTGCTACACTTAATGGTATCTCTTTCGTCAACCCTGATACACCAATCAGGTTAGCTGACCTGCACAAAGTAAAGGGTGCTTATAAGCTGGATTTCCCCAATAAGCCACATGATAGAACTCCCCACATGGACCGATCTGTCATTAATGCTACATACAAAGGATTCATAGAAATTATATTGCAGAATAATGACACCAAGATGCAGAGCTTTCACATGGATGGCTATGCATTCTTTGTGGTCGG AATGGATTTTGGTGTGTGGAGTGAGAACAGCAGAAACAATTATAATAAATGGGATGCGATTTCTCGCTCCACAACAGAG GTCTACCCAGGTGGATGGACGGCTGTCCTTGTATCTCTTGATAATGTTGGAGTATGGAACCTTAGAGTGGAGAACTTGGATAGATGGTACCTAGGCCAAGAGACCTACATGAGAATTATCAATCCAGAGGAAAATGGCAAGACAGAGATGGTCCCTCCTGATAATGTTATTTATTGCGGTGCTCTGCAGAGCTTGCagaa GGAATCACAAAGCTCTTCTGCAATGGCATTGCACTGTGGTAACTTCAAGCTGTTTCTAACTCTTGTCATCACAATTTTAGCCTTGTATTTTGACTTTTAG